One region of Dysidea avara chromosome 1, odDysAvar1.4, whole genome shotgun sequence genomic DNA includes:
- the LOC136237938 gene encoding uncharacterized protein — protein sequence MLAAYYFVIVILTKELVMATDQCNKYRFKSPFYPGQSCEDIYNMNPESQDKSGYYWILDGPTKVYCGMSYTGSSCEDIYNNNPETGDKSGYYRINDNQWTYCNMTEITTTTGDLIPTCAGVGGGWRRIAHIIINAGGDCPNGWREDTYSGISFCRVVSDNLYTCSSAYFSTNGTNYQRVCGRARGYQKGVPLGFYSYHTNGQTIDGYYGDGLLITYGSPRQHIWSYTIGRFDNRTSSGNCPCAVNGGLSPPPFVGTNYYCESGAADIWNYSAYYFNDPLWDRSGCITSNCCDTPTQPWFYRELSGTTTNDIEARLCTYYDFVNGSPLIDQLELYIQ from the coding sequence ATGTTAGCTGCTTACTACTTTGTTATTGTGATCCTCACTAAGGAACTAGTGATGGCTACTGACCAGTGCAACAAGTATCGTTTTAAATCACCTTTCTACCCTGGACAGTCTTGTGAGGACATTTACAATATGAATCCTGAGAGTCAGGACAAGTCAGGGTATTATTGGATACTAGATGGGCCCACCAAGGTATATTGTGGGATGAGTTATACTGGATCATCCTGTGAGGACATCTACAACAATAATCCTGAGACTGGTGACAAGTCAGGTTACTACCGTATTAATGACAATCAATGGACATATTGTAACATGACAGAAATTACAACCACTACTGGAGACTTGATCCCCACATGTGCTGGTGTGGGAGGAGGATGGAGAAGAATTGCCCATATCATTATCAATGCAGGAGGTGACTGTCCCAATGGATGGCGTGAAGACACTTACTCTGGTATTAGTTTCTGTCGTGTGGTCAGTGATAACTTGTATACTTGCTCTTCTGCCTACTTCTCCACtaatggaacaaattaccagaGGGTGTGTGGTAGAGCAAGAGGATATCAGAAGGGAGTACCACTTGGTTTCTATTCTTATCACACTAATGGTCAAACAATTGATGGCTACTATGGTGATGGTCTACTGATCACCTATGGTAGTCCTCGTCAACACATTTGGAGTTATACCATTGGAAGATTTGATAATCGTACTAGTAGTGGTAACTGTCCATGTGCTGTAAATGGAGGATTATCCCCTCCTCCTTTTGTGGGTACTaactattactgtgaatcaggagCTGCTGATATATGGAATTACTCTGCCTATTACTTCAATGACCCATTGTGGGACAGATCTGGTTGCATCACTAGTAATTGTTGTGATACCCCTACCCAACCATGGTTTTATCGTGAGTTGTCCGGAACAACTACaaatgatatagaagctagatTATGTACATATTATGACTTTGTTAATGGATCTCCTTTGATTGATCAACTGGAGCTCTACATTCAGTAA